One region of Osmia lignaria lignaria isolate PbOS001 chromosome 7, iyOsmLign1, whole genome shotgun sequence genomic DNA includes:
- the Liprin-alpha gene encoding PTPRF interacting protein alpha isoform X12, with translation MWNMMCDVMPTIAEDSISQRSSQFSGEDANFEQLMVSMLDERDKLMESLRESQERLQETEARLQEVEKERDSLNRQLNANIPQEFSQLTKELAAARESILEREEEISELKAERNNTRLLLEHLECLVSRHERSLRMTVVKRQAAAQSGVSSEVEVLKALKSLFEHHKALDEKVRERLRVALERNTSLEEELAIIKEELQQYKLSGHAPKAMEDRPKENGQTEDGQQQNKNETEQAAGQLEQQQQQEPQQQQQQQQSIQKLGTERSTEIGSRLSNGTLDPSDQDSAARLIDLQATLDKQSSELSTWQRRVAELSGRVAELEESLSKAQKDLLKTQETNVKLQRDLRENVAQKEDQEERIATLEKRYLNAQRESTSLHDLNEKLEQELQHKKAQLKLQEEKISAIQEKLELAEQKLAQYAKLPEMEEQLKQRMEALTQVRRPNQQAQERHGSAEDRIQRLETQLEEKNAEVMRVNQRLKMNEEHNTRLSTTVDKLLSESNERLQVHLKERMHALEEKNALTQELEKTRKIAEDLQNEKAEIVKELGKARLEIDNVKRQMLQQEIAFNIQQTDALTRSLSPNAVDPGSFSRSASHSSFDTHSLPRRTAKRPAMEEDPAKNYVARTLAEQEWEKLQQAHVLANVQQAFDVSSDAEGDGDNESLFSCAADVISPTGHTDAQTLALMLQEQLDAINNEIRLIQEEKQSTEARAEELESRVGSLEHMNLLARGRSLERASPPLSGRSTPKSHHSPNRDYLHKYHTAPASMSPAHLHQYAASLASPGQLSESLPASQLQLSGEELHSVSERDSTGGAGSGGSDAASPLTARSIRLERVVQALAHSQEELRRRTGQAGFPSSGFPAHSQDSLHKNNLPGVGLAIGQLSSSHLHMQSTMSPATAAAVAAAQKKKGIKSSLGRFFSKKEKIKGKDTPMPGDIPGMGGASTPADPDYGDSVSVAGTMGSKSDFDRRKKKSPSMFGSMLDSSRHELLAEAMRAGTPFALWNGPTVVAWLELWVGMPTWYVAACRANVKSGAIMSALSDTEIQREIGISNPLHRLKLRLAIQEMVSLTSPSAPKTSRTTLAFGDMNHEWIGNVWLPSLGLPQYRSTFMECLVDARMLDHLTKKDLRGQLRMVDSFHRTSLQYGISCLKRLNYDRQQLEERRRMAEGANVDVLVWSNDRVIRWVQSIGLKEYGNNLLESGVHGALVALDESFDANSFALALQIPTQNTQARQLLEMEFANLLTVGTERRLDESNSMKS, from the exons ATGTGGAATATGATGTGCGACGTGATGCCGACTATCGCGGAGGACAGCATTAGCCAGCGGAGTTCGCAGTTCTCCGGCGAGGATGCGAACTTCGAGCAGCTGATGGTCTCGATGCTCGACGAGAGGGACAAGCTGATGGAATCGTTGCGCGAGAGCCAGGAACGATTACAGGAAACGGAAGCACGTTTGCAGGAGGTCGAAAAAGAACGGGACTCTTTGAATCGTCAGCTGAACGCCAATATTCCTCAG GAATTTTCCCAGCTGACGAAGGAGCTCGCAGCAGCACGCGAGAGTATTttagaaagagaggaagaaatatcggAGCTGAAAGCAGAGAGGAATAATACTCGT CTTCTGCTCGAACATCTGGAATGTCTGGTCTCACGGCACGAGCGATCGCTTAGGATGACTGTGGTGAAGAGGCAAGCGGCCGCGCAATCTGGAGTATCGTCCGAAGTTGAAGTGCTCAAAGCTCTGAAAAGTCTGTTCGAGCACCACAAGGCTTTAGACGAGAAA gtACGAGAACGATTGAGAGTTGCATTGGAAAGGAATACTAGCTTGGAAGAAGAGTTAGCCATTATTAAAGAAGAG CTCCAGCAATATAAATTAAGTGGTCATGCGCCTAAAGCTATGGAGGATAGACCCAAAGAAAATGGGCAGACAGAGGATGGCCAGCAGCAAAACAAG AATGAGACTGAGCAGGCAGCAGGCCAGCTggaacaacagcagcaacaagaacctcagcaacagcagcagcaacagcagtcGATACAAAAGCTAGGTACGGAGAGGTCGACAGAAATCGGGAGTAGACTGAGCAATGGAACTCTCGATCCGTCGGACCAGGATTCAGCTGCGCGATTAATTGATTTGCAAGCCACTCTCGACAAGCAG aGCTCAGAATTGAGCACGTGGCAACGGCGGGTAGCTGAGTTAAGTGGACGAGTAGCTGAATTGGAAGAAAGCTTATCCAAGGCTCAGAAAGATCTTCTGAAAACGCAAGAAACGAACGTGAAACTGCAAAGAGATTTACGTGAAAATGTTGCCCAAAAAGAGGACCAGGAAGAAAGGATAGCAACTCTTGAAAAACGATACCTTAATGCTCAACGCGAATCCACTAGTTTACACGATCTCAACGAAAAGTTGGAACAGGAGCTGCAACACAAGAAGGCTCAATTAAAG ctccaagaagaaaaaatatcagcAATACAAGAAAAATTAGAACTTGCAGAACAGAAATTAGCTCAATACGCTAAGTTGCCAGAAATGGAAGAGCAATTAAAGCAGAGGATGGAGGCTCTGACGCAGGTGAGGAGGCCCAACCAG CAGGCTCAAGAAAGGCACGGTAGTGCAGAGGATAGGATACAAAGATTGGAAACACAACTAGAGGAAAAGAACGCTGAAGTGATGCGTGTTAATCAACGACTTAAAATGAACGAAGAACATAATACACGGCTTAGTACAACAGTTGATAAACTTTTGTCCG AATCTAACGAAAGATTACAAGTGCATTTGAAAGAGAGAATGCACGCATTAGAAGAAAAGAATGCTCTTACGCAGGAGCTTGAAAAGACAAGAAAGATCGCTGAAGATCTCCAAAATGAAAAGGCTGAAATAGTTAAAGAATTAGGAAAAGCACGTCTTGAAATTGATAATGTAAAAAGGCAGATGCTTCAGCAAGAAATCGCATTTAATATACAACAAACGGACGCTTTGACTAGAAGTTTGTCTCCCAATGCAGTGGATCCAGGTTCCTTTTCTAGAAGTGCAAGTCACAGTAGCTTCGACACCCATTCGTTACCAAGGAGAACGGCTAAACGTCCAGCGATGGAAGAAGATCCAGCAAAG AATTACGTAGCTCGCACTTTAGCGGAACAAGAATGGGAAAAATTACAGCAAGCGCATGTTCTAGCCAATGTGCAACAAGCGTTTGACGTTTCCAGTGACGCAGAGGGTGACGGAGATAATGAAAGTCTTTTCAGTTGTGCGGCTGATGTAATTAGCCCTACAGGGCATACAGATGCTCAAACGTTAGCGTTGATGCTACAAGAACAATTAGATgcaattaataatgaaattaggTTGATTCAG GAAGAAAAACAAAGTACGGAAGCTCGTGCAGAAGAATTGGAATCACGAGTTGGCAGTCTTGAACATATGAATTTATTAGCGAGAGGTAGAAGTTTGGAACGAGCGTCGCCACCATTGAGCGGAAGATCCACACCTAAATCTCATCATAGTCCTAATAGGGATTACTTACATAAATATCATACT GCACCGGCATCAATGTCTCCAGCGCATCTCCATCAATATGCTGCTTCCTTAGCTAGCCCGGGTCAACTTTCTGAATCCCTTCCTGCAAGTCAG TTACAGTTATCAGGTGAAGAACTGCATTCGGTGAGCGAAAGGGATAGTACCGGTGGTGCAGGAAGCGGTGGCAGCGATGCAGCCTCACCGTTAACTGCTCGATCAATCAGGCTGGAACGAGTAGTACAAGCACTTGCTCACAGTCAAGAAGAACTGAGAAG ACGCACTGGACAAGCCGGATTTCCCAGCAGTGGTTTTCCTGCTCACAG CCAGGACAGTTTGCACAAGAACAACTTGCCTGGTGTCGGATTGGCGATTGGACAACTGTCTAGCTCGCATTTGCACATGCAGTCAACCATGAGTCCAGCTACAGCAGCAGCGGTGGCTGCAGCTCAAAAGAAGAAGGGGATTAAGAGCAGCCTTGGAAGATTTTTCAGCAAGAAGGAAAAG ATAAAGGGAAAAGACACGCCAATGCCTGGAGATATACCTGGTATGGGAGGAGCAAGTACACCTGCGGATCCTGATTATGGAGATAGCGTTTCTGTGGCTGGAACTATGGGCAGCAAAAGTGATTTTGAtcgtagaaaaaagaaaag TCCTAGTATGTTTGGAAGTATGCTAGATTCATCGAGGCACGAGCTTTTGGCGGAAGCGATGCGAGCTGGAACCCCGTTTGCTTTGTGGAACGGGCCAACTGTGGTGGCTTGGCTTGAATTATGGGTCGGTATGCCTACCTGGTACGTAGCAGCCTGCCGGGCCAATGTGAAAAGCGGTGCCATCATGAGTGCTCTTAGCGATACCGAAATCCAACGCGAAATCGGTATAAG TAATCCTTTACATCGATTGAAATTACGATTAGCTATCCAAGAAATGGTGTCACTGACAAGTCCATCAGCACCAAAAACCTCTCGCACAACTTTAGCATTTGGAGATATGAACCACGAATGGATTGGTAATGTTTGGCTTCCAAGTCTTGGATTGCCTCAATACCGATCCACTTTCATGGAGTGCCTTGTCGATGCTAGAATGTTGGATCACCTTACAAAAAAAGACCTTCGTGGTCAACTTAGAATGGTTGATAGTTTCCACAG AACAAGTTTGCAGTATGGCATTTCGTGTTTGAAGCGATTAAATTATGATAGGCAACAATTAGAAGAAAGAAGACGAATGGCGGAAGGTGCCAACGTCGATGTTCTTGTATGGAGTAACGATCGCGTTATAAGATGGGTGCAATCTATCGGCCTGAAA GAATACGGGAACAACCTCTTGGAATCTGGGGTACACGGAGCTCTTGTAGCCCTCGATGAAAGTTTCGATGCAAATAGTTTTGCTTTAGCTTTGCAAATTCCGACCCAAAACACACAA GCTCGACAACTGTTAGAAATGGAATTTGCTAATTTATTAACAGTAGGAACAGAGAGGCGACTCGATGAATCGAATAGTATGAAATCCTGA
- the Liprin-alpha gene encoding PTPRF interacting protein alpha isoform X7: MWNMMCDVMPTIAEDSISQRSSQFSGEDANFEQLMVSMLDERDKLMESLRESQERLQETEARLQEVEKERDSLNRQLNANIPQEFSQLTKELAAARESILEREEEISELKAERNNTRLLLEHLECLVSRHERSLRMTVVKRQAAAQSGVSSEVEVLKALKSLFEHHKALDEKVRERLRVALERNTSLEEELAIIKEELQQYKLSGHAPKAMEDRPKENGQTEDGQQQNKNETEQAAGQLEQQQQQEPQQQQQQQQSIQKLGTERSTEIGSRLSNGTLDPSDQDSAARLIDLQATLDKQSSELSTWQRRVAELSGRVAELEESLSKAQKDLLKTQETNVKLQRDLRENVAQKEDQEERIATLEKRYLNAQRESTSLHDLNEKLEQELQHKKAQLKLQEEKISAIQEKLELAEQKLAQYAKLPEMEEQLKQRMEALTQVRRPNQQAQERHGSAEDRIQRLETQLEEKNAEVMRVNQRLKMNEEHNTRLSTTVDKLLSESNERLQVHLKERMHALEEKNALTQELEKTRKIAEDLQNEKAEIVKELGKARLEIDNVKRQMLQQEIAFNIQQTDALTRSLSPNAVDPGSFSRSASHSSFDTHSLPRRTAKRPAMEEDPAKNYVARTLAEQEWEKLQQAHVLANVQQAFDVSSDAEGDGDNESLFSCAADVISPTGHTDAQTLALMLQEQLDAINNEIRLIQEEKQSTEARAEELESRVGSLEHMNLLARGRSLERASPPLSGRSTPKSHHSPNRDYLHKYHTAPASMSPAHLHQYAASLASPGQLSESLPASQLQLSGEELHSVSERDSTGGAGSGGSDAASPLTARSIRLERVVQALAHSQEELRRRTGQAGFPSSGFPAHRHGQHNNGALNSGTPPSPLSSRHSSQDSLHKNNLPGVGLAIGQLSSSHLHMQSTMSPATAAAVAAAQKKKGIKSSLGRFFSKKEKIKGKDTPMPGDIPGMGGASTPADPDYGDSVSVAGTMGSKSDFDRRKKKSMLDSSRHELLAEAMRAGTPFALWNGPTVVAWLELWVGMPTWYVAACRANVKSGAIMSALSDTEIQREIGISNPLHRLKLRLAIQEMVSLTSPSAPKTSRTTLAFGDMNHEWIGNVWLPSLGLPQYRSTFMECLVDARMLDHLTKKDLRGQLRMVDSFHRTSLQYGISCLKRLNYDRQQLEERRRMAEGANVDVLVWSNDRVIRWVQSIGLKEYGNNLLESGVHGALVALDESFDANSFALALQIPTQNTQARQLLEMEFANLLTVGTERRLDESNSMKS; encoded by the exons ATGTGGAATATGATGTGCGACGTGATGCCGACTATCGCGGAGGACAGCATTAGCCAGCGGAGTTCGCAGTTCTCCGGCGAGGATGCGAACTTCGAGCAGCTGATGGTCTCGATGCTCGACGAGAGGGACAAGCTGATGGAATCGTTGCGCGAGAGCCAGGAACGATTACAGGAAACGGAAGCACGTTTGCAGGAGGTCGAAAAAGAACGGGACTCTTTGAATCGTCAGCTGAACGCCAATATTCCTCAG GAATTTTCCCAGCTGACGAAGGAGCTCGCAGCAGCACGCGAGAGTATTttagaaagagaggaagaaatatcggAGCTGAAAGCAGAGAGGAATAATACTCGT CTTCTGCTCGAACATCTGGAATGTCTGGTCTCACGGCACGAGCGATCGCTTAGGATGACTGTGGTGAAGAGGCAAGCGGCCGCGCAATCTGGAGTATCGTCCGAAGTTGAAGTGCTCAAAGCTCTGAAAAGTCTGTTCGAGCACCACAAGGCTTTAGACGAGAAA gtACGAGAACGATTGAGAGTTGCATTGGAAAGGAATACTAGCTTGGAAGAAGAGTTAGCCATTATTAAAGAAGAG CTCCAGCAATATAAATTAAGTGGTCATGCGCCTAAAGCTATGGAGGATAGACCCAAAGAAAATGGGCAGACAGAGGATGGCCAGCAGCAAAACAAG AATGAGACTGAGCAGGCAGCAGGCCAGCTggaacaacagcagcaacaagaacctcagcaacagcagcagcaacagcagtcGATACAAAAGCTAGGTACGGAGAGGTCGACAGAAATCGGGAGTAGACTGAGCAATGGAACTCTCGATCCGTCGGACCAGGATTCAGCTGCGCGATTAATTGATTTGCAAGCCACTCTCGACAAGCAG aGCTCAGAATTGAGCACGTGGCAACGGCGGGTAGCTGAGTTAAGTGGACGAGTAGCTGAATTGGAAGAAAGCTTATCCAAGGCTCAGAAAGATCTTCTGAAAACGCAAGAAACGAACGTGAAACTGCAAAGAGATTTACGTGAAAATGTTGCCCAAAAAGAGGACCAGGAAGAAAGGATAGCAACTCTTGAAAAACGATACCTTAATGCTCAACGCGAATCCACTAGTTTACACGATCTCAACGAAAAGTTGGAACAGGAGCTGCAACACAAGAAGGCTCAATTAAAG ctccaagaagaaaaaatatcagcAATACAAGAAAAATTAGAACTTGCAGAACAGAAATTAGCTCAATACGCTAAGTTGCCAGAAATGGAAGAGCAATTAAAGCAGAGGATGGAGGCTCTGACGCAGGTGAGGAGGCCCAACCAG CAGGCTCAAGAAAGGCACGGTAGTGCAGAGGATAGGATACAAAGATTGGAAACACAACTAGAGGAAAAGAACGCTGAAGTGATGCGTGTTAATCAACGACTTAAAATGAACGAAGAACATAATACACGGCTTAGTACAACAGTTGATAAACTTTTGTCCG AATCTAACGAAAGATTACAAGTGCATTTGAAAGAGAGAATGCACGCATTAGAAGAAAAGAATGCTCTTACGCAGGAGCTTGAAAAGACAAGAAAGATCGCTGAAGATCTCCAAAATGAAAAGGCTGAAATAGTTAAAGAATTAGGAAAAGCACGTCTTGAAATTGATAATGTAAAAAGGCAGATGCTTCAGCAAGAAATCGCATTTAATATACAACAAACGGACGCTTTGACTAGAAGTTTGTCTCCCAATGCAGTGGATCCAGGTTCCTTTTCTAGAAGTGCAAGTCACAGTAGCTTCGACACCCATTCGTTACCAAGGAGAACGGCTAAACGTCCAGCGATGGAAGAAGATCCAGCAAAG AATTACGTAGCTCGCACTTTAGCGGAACAAGAATGGGAAAAATTACAGCAAGCGCATGTTCTAGCCAATGTGCAACAAGCGTTTGACGTTTCCAGTGACGCAGAGGGTGACGGAGATAATGAAAGTCTTTTCAGTTGTGCGGCTGATGTAATTAGCCCTACAGGGCATACAGATGCTCAAACGTTAGCGTTGATGCTACAAGAACAATTAGATgcaattaataatgaaattaggTTGATTCAG GAAGAAAAACAAAGTACGGAAGCTCGTGCAGAAGAATTGGAATCACGAGTTGGCAGTCTTGAACATATGAATTTATTAGCGAGAGGTAGAAGTTTGGAACGAGCGTCGCCACCATTGAGCGGAAGATCCACACCTAAATCTCATCATAGTCCTAATAGGGATTACTTACATAAATATCATACT GCACCGGCATCAATGTCTCCAGCGCATCTCCATCAATATGCTGCTTCCTTAGCTAGCCCGGGTCAACTTTCTGAATCCCTTCCTGCAAGTCAG TTACAGTTATCAGGTGAAGAACTGCATTCGGTGAGCGAAAGGGATAGTACCGGTGGTGCAGGAAGCGGTGGCAGCGATGCAGCCTCACCGTTAACTGCTCGATCAATCAGGCTGGAACGAGTAGTACAAGCACTTGCTCACAGTCAAGAAGAACTGAGAAG ACGCACTGGACAAGCCGGATTTCCCAGCAGTGGTTTTCCTGCTCACAG GCATGGGCAACATAACAACGGCGCACTCAATTCTGGGACTCCCCCTTCCCCATTGTCCTCACGCCATAGCAGCCAGGACAGTTTGCACAAGAACAACTTGCCTGGTGTCGGATTGGCGATTGGACAACTGTCTAGCTCGCATTTGCACATGCAGTCAACCATGAGTCCAGCTACAGCAGCAGCGGTGGCTGCAGCTCAAAAGAAGAAGGGGATTAAGAGCAGCCTTGGAAGATTTTTCAGCAAGAAGGAAAAG ATAAAGGGAAAAGACACGCCAATGCCTGGAGATATACCTGGTATGGGAGGAGCAAGTACACCTGCGGATCCTGATTATGGAGATAGCGTTTCTGTGGCTGGAACTATGGGCAGCAAAAGTGATTTTGAtcgtagaaaaaagaaaag TATGCTAGATTCATCGAGGCACGAGCTTTTGGCGGAAGCGATGCGAGCTGGAACCCCGTTTGCTTTGTGGAACGGGCCAACTGTGGTGGCTTGGCTTGAATTATGGGTCGGTATGCCTACCTGGTACGTAGCAGCCTGCCGGGCCAATGTGAAAAGCGGTGCCATCATGAGTGCTCTTAGCGATACCGAAATCCAACGCGAAATCGGTATAAG TAATCCTTTACATCGATTGAAATTACGATTAGCTATCCAAGAAATGGTGTCACTGACAAGTCCATCAGCACCAAAAACCTCTCGCACAACTTTAGCATTTGGAGATATGAACCACGAATGGATTGGTAATGTTTGGCTTCCAAGTCTTGGATTGCCTCAATACCGATCCACTTTCATGGAGTGCCTTGTCGATGCTAGAATGTTGGATCACCTTACAAAAAAAGACCTTCGTGGTCAACTTAGAATGGTTGATAGTTTCCACAG AACAAGTTTGCAGTATGGCATTTCGTGTTTGAAGCGATTAAATTATGATAGGCAACAATTAGAAGAAAGAAGACGAATGGCGGAAGGTGCCAACGTCGATGTTCTTGTATGGAGTAACGATCGCGTTATAAGATGGGTGCAATCTATCGGCCTGAAA GAATACGGGAACAACCTCTTGGAATCTGGGGTACACGGAGCTCTTGTAGCCCTCGATGAAAGTTTCGATGCAAATAGTTTTGCTTTAGCTTTGCAAATTCCGACCCAAAACACACAA GCTCGACAACTGTTAGAAATGGAATTTGCTAATTTATTAACAGTAGGAACAGAGAGGCGACTCGATGAATCGAATAGTATGAAATCCTGA